From the Penaeus vannamei isolate JL-2024 chromosome 20, ASM4276789v1, whole genome shotgun sequence genome, the window TCAAATTTGTCGCGGGAATTATCACAAATAATAGAAACAGGAAAATGATGATTCAAAGTATGCCATGAAATACAATCAAAGAGATAAATTTCCTAAATCAACATCACAACGTCTAAAGGACATTCAGTAATAATCAAATAACAAATACAGGCGAATAGAAATTtgctcgaaagagagagagagagaaagagagagaaagagagagagagagagagagagagagagagagagagagagagagagagagagagagagagagagagagagagagagataaagagagagagagagagagagagagagagagaattcagaacTAGGAAGTGGAAAGACAGAGGATGACGTAAATACCCCCAAAGGCACATACAAAGGTGAATAAAAAACACAAGggtcacagaagaaaaaaaaaaatgaataccgaAATTTTCACCACTGACTATGAAAACACTGCATGACAGAGCGAGCAGGCGAATGGGCAACCCCCCACAACCTCAAACCACCTCTCACTTCTGTCTTATATAAAGGCGATCGCTAGTGTCTACGAATCACTTGTCTCCTCACACACGAACAAGACAGACATGAAGTTTCTGGTGAGTACATAAAAGAAATACTAAATCATTATCAAAGACGCTGCATTAGTCTTTTCTTGGTTTTGAGATAAGGAATCGATCTTTCCAACGTGTTTGCGCTTATATAGGATCGTGCTAGATCTCTAGGCGTTTATATACACCGATGGGAATCATAATCacaagtgtgtgtgaatatggcaGAATGATTGATTTATTGTCAGTATATCATACCATGGCCTggatatatctttacatacatcAACGCATTCGTTCTGTTATATTCCTCCACAGACCATAGTCCTGGTGAGTGTCTCGGTGGCGTCGGCAACTCCACAGGAAGGGTACAACTACCAGGCTCCTACCGGCCAGGGGTCCCAGTTCTCGTCGGGGGCCGGCCAGTTCTCCGGTACAGGACAGTTTGCCGGTTCTGGACAGTATTCTGGAGATGGACAGTTTGCCCCGGCACAGTACAGCTTCCAGTGGGATGTCAACAGTCAGGCTTATGGCAATTTCTACGGCcataaagaacagagagaaaacgatTATACTGAGGGAAGGTAAGTAAGGGTAAAGGGAAATTACATTTGTTAATATAGTCTAGAATTTATAGAAGGCATGGAGTCGAAACGATTGGGGAAAAGGCATTGTTTGTGAGACATttcaaaaaggaaacaaacataaaaaatgaacCAGGTAAGATACTGAAGAAGCAAAACatgaaataggaaagaagaaaaggaataatactAAAACATTTAATGTGGATATTAATGAAATTTCTGTAATAGCGACAGACAATCGTTTTataaaagaatcaagaaaaaaacatattcatagCATCGTGTGCTTCATAACTTCCGAGTATCCACAAGGAAGTGAACCGATGGAAAGGAAGTGTAATTAGAAGCAGATAAAGAGCAGAAAATAGTGAGAGCAGagcaaaagataaaatgaaatgtcTTCCATTCAGGTCTGTGTGGGATCGAagcaaaataatagaaaaatgtaACTTTTGGTAGGGGTGACTTAGGCAGATATGATATACAAGTAGTAGATGTTGATCAAATTATCTAAGTCGGGCGCGAATATTTACAATATAGTACAGTTCGAGACATAAATACAATTAGTGATGAGTTATCCTAGTTAACAGATTAGAATAATCATCCACAAtaacgtataaaaaaaaatcttaagagaACCTACCAATCGCCTTTTTTCAGTTATTACGTGCAGCTGCCCGACGGCCGCCGCCTCGTGGTCGAGTACTACGCCGACAGCACAGGCTACCACCCCACCATCAGCTTCGAGGGAGAAGCCCAATATCCCTCTGGACCAGGTCAGTTTGGTCCAGGTCAGGGCGGTGGTCCGGGTCAGTTTGGACCAGGTCAGGGTGGAGGTCAAGGTCAGGGTTACCCCCAGCCCGGTCCTGGTTCCAGTCCCGGATTCCCTCAGCCGCCTTCACAATCTTATGGTCTCCCCTCAAAGTAACTATACAGAAAACGTGGTACtgaatagaaaacggatttctGTCATCAAAGACGAAATATTGTCGAAAACGCCATGAAATAAGCCTGAACTAATCTAATCATATTTTATTGTTACATTTTAATAAAAGCAATTCCAAAACATAGCATTTCATTTAAGGACCTGTAGGTATCAAAATCAAAACTaatttctgtattttctctctacGGCATAAAAAAAATCggtaaaaaaacatcaacaatgattCTCTGACAAACACACATAGCTTAATCTCCATGAAAGTTGTCTGTCTGATGGACAAGTAACGGGACAGATTATACTAAAATTAATCTTTGCAAAATTATTGATATGTGTTCTTTTTCAATAACACTTTGCgcactgtttttgtttattttaaaaaaatcgaATCTCAGATAAACCCAATATAAATAGAATTCCACAGTTTCTAACCCATACAAAATCATTAAagatacaacacatatatattgtcCTTTCTTTACTAGAAACCTTATTCTATTTGCTATTTTTCTTTAACGTTATTCCGATACACTCCAATCCTtcaatattatatgtaatataaaggTTCTAGCTAAGAGCACCGTTATATTGTAGCTCACATGAGTCATCAAAATCAGCAAAATCAATTAGTTTTAAACACATGTAATTCTTGTTACCTTAGTACTTTCAatactaatgttatcaatattactttttctTGCTCCCCTTTAATAATCTGCTTGCTCTACTGTTTGGAGAAGCAGAGAATGGAGTGAATACGATAaagtgcctgtatatatatatatatatatatatatatatatatatatatatatatatatatatatatatatatatatatatgtccatacaaatgcatacatacatacaaatatatatatgtgtgtgtgtgtttgtgtgtgtctgtataaatatgtatatatatgaatatatgtatgtatgtatgtatatatgtatacatacatatatatatatatatatatatatatatatatatatatatatatatatgtgtgtgtgtgtgtgtgtgtgtgtgtgtgtgtgtgtgtgtgtgtgtgtgtgtgtgtgtgtgtgtgtgtgggtgtgtgtgtctataaaaagatatatatatatatatatatatatatatatatataataaatatatatacatatatatatatatatatatatggtaattttctatattaccttcgcttctccgatatcgacgattttggtatcgttggattcctctcactgtccacattgcaaatatatagtttttattgcgcggaaaccccccattagcgacaaacttggctccgatagcaagggagggcatggaaggttccagggaaaatgcggggttaaataacactaatgatataaccaactgtgaaaataaccatgtttattcacatgactttccattgcagggggctgccgccccccaacccccgccgaggaaacaaaacctccaccacgtattcccggcaggctacaGCGTCACAAAATTATCGTCGATCTGGGAGCGGCGTACATAtgacaattacctcgtaacattcccactgaatcagcatactatccgctcaataaaacctacatatttggattgtgcagagtgagaggaatccaacgataccaaaatcgtcgatatcggtgaggcgaaggtaatatagaaaattacaatatatacatatatatatatgtatatatatatgtatatatatatatatatatatatatatatatattcgtatgcatgtatacatatctatcaatatatatatatatatatatatatatatatatatatactgcatgcatatatgaatcattaaacaaatgaatatatatatatatatatatatatatatatatatatatatatatatatatatatatatatatatatatatgacactctAAACATCATTACCGACTCCCAATACGGATTCAGGAGAAAACATTCGACTGAAACCGCCTTGCTCAAGTTAACAACCAAGATTCAATGGATGAAAATATGTACACTAGGAATATTTTTAGATTTATCTAAAGCGTTCGACACTGTGGATCACTGTACTCTTGGATGAGCTGGAACACTATGGAAAGAGAGGTGTCACTTTTGACTGGTTCGGATTTTACATAACTAACAGGAAACAAGTACAATATCAAAATTGGAAATCCTCATCAACATCAGTTCATTGTGGAGTGTCTCAAGGTTCTATTCTCGgacctcttttatttttattatatataaatggcaTTACTCGCTCTAGCTATAGTCTGAATTACATTTTATTTGCAGATAGTAATCTTTATGTTAGCAGCATAAATGTCTCTCCATTGGTAACCGAGAACTCATTAAAGTGTCTGATTGGATGATGTCAAACTCACCCTGAATCTTGAGAAAACGCATTACGTTGTGTTTGCACGTAGCAATAAGAGAGTAGCTCACATCCCCCTCTCATAGTTGACAACAAAACTCTGTTACGAGTAGATAAAACTAAATTCCTTGGTGTTATCATAGACAACAATTTAAACTAGAGCTACCATGTAAATCACATATTAATCAAGCTTAACAAACAGTGTGGCATTCTCCATCAAACCCAGACTAAGCTAACTATGGGGACTCAGAAATCAATTTATCATTCCCTTATACACCCTCAATTAACTTACTGTAGCACTGTATGGGCTGGCATCTCATGCTAAATTATGACCTCTCGTCATCGCTCACAAATGTATAATACGTACAATGGCAAAGCTCAAAAAGACTGACCATACAACTACAAATAAGGACCTTCAAATCTTAAAGTATCCCGATATTTCTACTCTTCGGTTTGCTGTATTTGTGTTTAGGTCCCTccacaatgatgaagatgatacctTTCATTTCAGAGTCAGTGCCACTCATTCATTACGCAATAATAAGTTAGAAATTCCCATTATGAGATCGACTCAAAGTGAGGCTTCCATACAGTTCCAAGGTGTAAAAATATGGAGCATCTTACCTCAGTCGATCACTTCCAAAGCTACCGTTGGCAGCTTCAAACGAGCTCTGAGGAGATTCTGGCTATAAACTTATTAAtgcttttttctttaatatttattgttctgttgtgtttgtgtttttgttttaatttacaATTTCTAAAGTGTTCTGCATATACGAATAATTCATGTATAGA encodes:
- the LOC138865140 gene encoding pro-resilin-like; the protein is MQAEELSALITHAFLYVQFPTRKAVTKTIVLVSVSVASATPQEGYNYQAPTGQGSQFSSGAGQFSGTGQFAGSGQYSGDGQFAPAQYSFQWDVNSQAYGNFYGHKEQRENDYTEGSYYVQLPDGRRLVVEYYADSTGYHPTISFEGEAQYPSGPGQFGPGQGGGPGQFGPGQGGGQGQGYPQPGPGSSPGFPQPPSQSYGLPSKGLPPPNPRRGNKTSTTYSRQATASQNYRRSGSGVHMTITS